AACATCACCTCTTGGAATTGGATATTTTGTTGGATTGTTACGGTCATTAGTCAGATAACGTCCTCCTAAATCCATTGTACCTGCAGTATTATTGTATATCTCAATCCATCCGTTACGTTGTCCAAAATCATCTACAAAATTAGTTTCATTTGTCACCATCACCTCATTTATAACCCATTTTGGATTTTCAATATCTGAGTTACATCCGATAAATAGAAATGCAGTGATGAAAAGAGATATGAACAGTTTATAAATTCTCATATACATCTGCTTTTTATAGTGGTAAATTGTCATGCTTCTTAGCAGGATTCTCAAGCTTCTTAGTCTGTAATTGCTGTAATGCACGTATTATACGGAACCTTGTATTTCTTGGTTCAATTACATCATCAATATAGCCATATCGAGCTGCCACATAAGGATTTGTAAAGAGATCATTATACTCTTTCTTCTTCTCTTCTATTACTGCTCTTTGTTTTTCAGGATCCTTCTCCGCTGCAATCTCTTTATTATAGAGTACCTCAACAGCTCCGTCAGCACCCATAACAGCAATTTCTGCAGTTGGCCAGGCATAGTTGATATCACCACGAAGTTGTTTGCAACTCATAACGATATGAGCACCACCATAGGATTTACGAAGTGTAACTGTAATTTTTGGTACAGTAGCCTCTCCGTAGGCATAGAGTAATTTTGCACCATGAGTAATTACACCTCCATACTCCTGTCCTGTACCGGGTAGAAAACCAGGAACATCAACAAAAGTAACAAGTGGAATATTAAATGCATCACAAAAACGAACGAAACGTGCTGCTTTTCTTGAGGCATTAATATCAAGAACACCTGCAAGAAATTTAGGCTGGTTAGCAACAACACCAACAGAAACTCCGTTAAAGCGTGCAAAACCAACAATTATATTTTTGGCATAATCTGCATGCACTTCTAAAAATTCGCCATTGTCAACAGTCGCTCCAATAACTTCATACATATCGTATGGTTTGTTAGGGCTGTCAGGAATAATATCGTTCAAGCTATCTTCCAAACGGTCAATTGGATCATCAGTAATAACTAGTGGAGCTTCTTCAACATTGTTTTGTGGTATATAGCTTAGTAGTTTACGAATAAGCTTCATACCATCCTCTTCGGTTTGTGCAGAAAAATGAGCTACACCTGATTTTGTAGTATGAACACTTGCACCTCCAAGCTGTTCTTGTGTAACATCTTCACCTGTAACTGTTTTTACAACTTTAGGGCCAGTCAAGAACATATAGGAAGTTCCTTGAGTCATCAGGATAAAGTCTGTAAGTGCTGGAGAGTATACTGCGCCGCCGGCACAAGGACCAAAAATACCTGAAATCTGAGGAATCACACCAGATGCAAGAATGTTTCGCTGAAATATTTCAGAATAACCTGCAAGTGCATTAACACCTTCCTGAATTCGAGCACCACCAGAGTCGTTAATACCGATAACAGGTGCACCCATTTTCATGGCCTGATCCATAACTTTACAAATCTTCTGAGCATGCATTTCAGATAGTGAACCGCCAGAAACAGTAAAGTCTTGTGCATAAATATATACCAAACGACCCTCTATAGTTCCGTATCCGGTTACTACACCATCTCCCAGGAATCTGTTCTTCTCCATTCCAAAATTATAAGAACGATGTTCTACGAACATATCAAACTCTTCGAAGCTTCCATGGTCAAGAAGCATGTCGATTCGTTCACGTGCTGTGTATTTTCCTTTAGTGTGTTGGGATTCAATTCTTTTCTCACCACCACCTAAACGAGCTTTTTGACGAAGTTCTATAAGCTCTTTTACTTTATCAAGTTGGTTACTCATAAGATTAAGTTTGTTATATTGTGTATGTTTATTTTCTTATTTCTCTGGATGTTCGCAAAATTCGGTAAGTACACCACCGGTTGATTTAGGGTGTAGAAATCCTATTGTAAGTCCTTCTGCACCTGCACGACCTTCCTTATCGATTAGCTTTACACCTTTTGATTCCACCTCTTTAAGTGCATCATTAATATTTTTGGTTGCATATGCAATGTGATGAACTCCCTCACCTTTTTTTTCTATGAATTTTGCAACTGTACTATCTTCACTGGTTGGTTCTAAAAGTTCAATTTTTGTCTGTCCAACCATAAAAAAGGCAGTCTTTACTTTTTGATCTTCTACAGTTTCAATATTGTAACATTTCAAACCAAGTATGTTTTCATAGTAAGGTAGCTGTTCTTCGATACTTTTAACAGCAATGCCAATGTGTTCGATGTGTGTAATTTCCATATAAATGATTTTATTTTATTGATGAATCTTTAATATAGATCAAATTGAAGATATGCGTAATACCTCTAGCATCTCTTCACTTATATCTTTCTGTTTCTTAATAGCTCTTTTAAAAGGAACATAGTCGATCTCGTTTTCGTGAATTCCTATCATCACATTACGCTGATTTTCCTGTAAAGCCTGAATTGCAGCAACACCCATTCGGCTGGCAAGAATTCTGTCCTGTGCAGTAGGAGTTCCTCCCCTTTGTAAATGACCAAGAATAGTCACTCTCACATCATACTGTGGATATTCTTTTTTTACACGTTCAGCTAGTTTTATAGCTCCACCTGTAACTTCACTCTCTGTTACCAGCACCATACTGCTACTTTTAGATTTACGGAAACCCTGTTGTATAAGTTCACCCAACTGGTCTTTTTCAATACTGATTTCAGGAATAATTGCTGCTTCGGCTCCCGAGGCAATAGCACTATTAAGAGCAAGGAAACCACAGTTACGTCCCATAACTTCTACGAAAAAGAGTCTCTCGTGCGAAGTGGCAGTATCTCTGATTTTATCCATGGCATCCATTATAGTGTTCAGTGCAGTATCGTATCCTATGGTGGTATCAGTACCATTAAGGTCATTATCAATTGTTGCAGGCATTCCAACTACAGGGATATTAAACTCATTGGCAAAAACTGCAGCACCTGTAAGCGATCCATCACCACCTATAACAACTAATGAGTCAATTCCATATTTTCTCATGTTGTCATAAGCTTTTTGTCTGCCCTCTGTTGTTAAAAACTCATCAGAGCGTGCAGTCTTTAGAATTGTTCCTCCCTGTTGTATTATATTGCTAACACTATTGGTTTTGAATTCTTCTATTTCATCTGTTATCAAACCTTTAAAGCCACGGTAAATACCATATGCAGTCATACCATTGAAAATAGCTGCACGGGTTACAGCTCTGATTGCTGCATTCATGCCCGGCGCATCTCCTCCGGAAGTAAGGATGCCAACACTTTTTATGTTTGAGTCCATAATTGATTGTTTACCTTGTAACTGATTTGAAAAAATGCTCAAATACCTTTAAATTCAATAAGGTGCAAAGATACATTTTTTTAAATGATGAGACAAAAAAAAGCTGCTTAAAAAGCAGCTTCTGTAATGTTCATTTCTGGCTTTAATTTCGATATGTTTTCGGCAACCGCTTTCATCTGCCATAATGGTGTTGAAGTTGCGCCACAAATGCCAATATTCGTATATTCTCCAATAAGTTCCGGTCTCACCTCCTCAGGTGAATGAATAAAATAGGAGTTTGGATTCACCTTTTTACACTCTGAAAATAACACCTTGCCATTCGAGCTCTTTTCACCTGCTATAAAAATTATCAGATCATGTTTTGCCGCAAACTCCTGTATATTGGGAACACGGTTGGATACCTGGCGGCAAATAGAATCAAAAAACTCCAGTTTTGCACCATTTTTCATTCTGCTGCGTATTAAATTTCCTAACTCAAAGAAGCCATCCAGCGATTTTGTCGTTTGTGAAAAAAGATTAATGTCTCGAGTAAAGTCGAGTTTTTCAATATCATCCTTACTCTCAATTATTATAGCTGTTTCAGCTGTTTGTCCAAGTAAGCCATTTACCTCTGCATGCCCCTTTTTGCCATAAATAACTATCTGAGTATCATCATCAACCCTGAGGTTATATCTCTTTTTGATTTTCTTCTGAAGTCCTAAAACCACTGGACAAGAAGCATCTATCAACTCTATATTATTTTCCTTAGCTATTTCATATGTGCTTGGTGGTTCACCATGAGCTCTCAGTAATACACGTACATTCTTCAATTTTTTAAACTGTTCATGGTCAATTGTAATTAATCCCATTTTCTCCAGTCGTTCTACCTCAATATTATTGTGCACAATGTCACCTAAACAATATAGTGTTCCATTCTTCTTAAGTTCTTCTTCTGCTTTGTTGATTGCTTTAACAACTCCAAAGCAAAATCCGGAACCTTTGTCTATTTCAATTTTGTTCATTATTACCTGTGATTTTATTAAACATATTTAAAGCCCATATCAGCTGTTCATCAATGCCTATTTCTGAGTTATCAAGAACAATAGCATCTTCAGCCTGTCTTAAAGGACTTTCTTCTCTGGTTGTATCACGCAAGTCACGCTCCTTCACGTTTGCTAATACATCCTCATAAAGTGGCGACTCTCCTTTCGATACCATTTCGTCATATCTGCGTTTTGCTCTGATTTCTGGTGAGCAGGTCATGAAAAGCTTCATTTCTGCATTAGGGAACACCACTGTACCAATATCCCTGCCATCCATTACTACACCTTTATTTATTCCCATTTCTTGCTGCTGACGAACCATCTCTTTCCTTACAGCTGCCAATGTACTTACTCTGCTGGCTCCATTAGCCACTTCTAGCGTACGTATTTCTTTCTCCACATTCTCATCGTTCAGGAATGTCTCCTGAACTCCAGATAAATTTGGTTTAAAAGTGATTTTTATATTAGATAAATGTTCTATTATGGCTTTCTCATCCATCATTTGGTCTGTGATCCACCCGTTCCTTATCGCGAACAGAGCCACTGCACGATACATAGCTCCACTATCAATATATGTATAACCTAACTTCTTAGCTAATCCCTTTGCTATTGTGCTTTTTCCGCATGACGAATACCCGTCCACTGCTATATTTATTCTTTTTTTGTGCATCTAATATACTAATCAACAGCTTTAACAATACACAAAGATATAATGTTTTTCTGAAAGATTTATTTAACAGAAGCAAAGTGATGATAACAGTTCCTGTTGTAAAACGAAATAGGGGTCTGGAATTAGACCCCCAAAAATAATCATACAAATATAAAAAAAAGCTATTCTTATAAATAAGATATTACTCTTCCATGAAATTCGGATACATATAGTCAGTTGCAGGAACAAATGTCTCCTTTATACATTGTGGCGACACCCAGCGTAGCAAGTTTAAAACCGAGCCTGCCTTATCATTAGTACCTGATCCACGACCACCTCCAAAAGGTTGCTGATCAACCACTGCACCAGTAGGCTTATCATTAATATAGAAATTACCTGCAGTATGTGTAAGCTTAGCAGTAAGCTTTTCAATCTGAGCTCTGTCGGAAGAGAAAATGGCACCCGTCAGAGCATAATCTGTACTCTTATCTAAAAGATCAAGTACAGCATCTATTTCTTCTGGATCATAAACATATACAGTAATAATAGGACCAAAAAGTTCCTCTTTCATAGTAATGTAGTCTGGTCTCTTTGCCTGGATAACAGTTGGATAGATAAAATACCCGGTCGATTTATCATAATTTCCTCCACAAACAATTTCTGTATCAGGCGAGCTCTTAGCATCCTCAATTACTTTTGCAAGCTTGTCAAAAGATTCTTCATCAATTACAGCATTCACAAAATTGCTGAAGTCTTCAACAACACCGGTTTTGATTTTTGATAAATCATCTGCAACAAACTTTTTAACATCATCCCATAAGTTTATTGGAATATATGCACGAGAGGCCGCAGAGCATTTCTGACCCTGATACTCAAAAGCACCTCGTGTTATTGCTGTAGCCACCTGCTTTGCATTGGCTGTTTTCTCTGCAAAAATATAATCTTTACCACCTGTTTCTCCTACAATTCTTGGGTATGATTTATATTTTGTAATGTTTGAAGCAATTGATTTCCACATGCTGTTAAAAACTTCGGTGGACCCTGTAAAATGCAAACCTGCAAATTCGCGATGATCAAAGATCACATCAGTGGCTTCTTTTCCACCAACATAAATTAGGTTGATAACGCCATCAGGCAGACCTGCTTCTTTTAAAACTTTCATTATAAGGTGTGCAGAATAAACTGCTGTTTTAGATGGTTTCCAAACTACAGTATTACCCATTAATGCTGGAGCAGCACCAAGATTTCCGGCAATTGAAGTGAAATTGAATGGCGTTAGAGCAAAAATAAAACCTTCAAGAGGTCGCCACACCATACGATTCCAAATGCCGGGTGAAGAGTTTGGTTGCATATTATAAATCTCATGCATGTTTTTTACATTGTACCGATAGAAATCAATTAGTTCACAAACAGCATCGATTTCTGACTGATAAGCGTTTTTAGATTGTCCAATCATTGTTACAGCATTAAACTGTGAGCGGTATGGACCTGCAATCAGATCTGCTGCTTTAAGAAATATTGCAGCCCTGCTTTCCCAGTTCATTGCTTCCCATGATGGTTTTGCTTTTAATGCAGCGTCAATTGCCATTTGGACATGACTTTTATCTCCCTGATGATAATAACCAAGTAAATTTTGATGATTGTGAGGCGGTCGTATCTCTTTAGTGTTGTTAGTACGAATCTCCTTGCCATCAATTATCATTGGTATGTCAAGTCCACCTTTGTTTAGTTCTGATAAAGTCTTTTTGAGTGTTTCTCTTTCAATTGATCCCGGAGCATAGCTCAAAACAGGCTCATTTTTTATTTCCGGTAATTTATAAACACCTTTTGGCATAATATATTTATATTTAGTCGTTAATAATCATCGTTACATTGACAGTGCAGTTCAGGATTAAATTTTCAAACATAAATTGCTCCAAATCGCTAATATTTGATAAACAAACATACAAAAAAATATTTATATTTGCAGAATCTAAATACTTAACAGACACACATGCAGACCGAAAGAACAACACTATCTGATAGAAAAGAATCATTTATAGACTTGGAAAATACTGAATTAGCATTTCGTGATTTATCCGATTCCAGTCTCAAACAAGCGTATCAGCTTTTTAAGGTAATGAACAGCAGGAACTTGGTTAAAACAGGTGAATTCCTCGTAAAGCTTGCTTTTGCAATTCATTTCCCTGTAAAGGGTATACTGCGTAAGACAATTTACAGGCATTTTGTGGGTGGAATGTCGATCTTAGATAGCAGTAAAACCATTGCTCAGCTGGGTCGTCGAAATGTTGATTCTATTCTTGATTATGCACTTGAGGGTGAAGATTCGGATGAGTTGTTCGACGCAACTTGTAATGAAATTATTCGAACAATTGAATTTGCCGCTAACAGCAAAAATGTGCCTTTTAGTGCTTTTAAGATTACAGGTATTGGGCGATTTGATCTTCTTGCAAAGGTGAGTGCAAATGAAGCTCTCTCTTATGAAGAACAAGAGGAGTTCAACAGAGTGGAAAAAAGAATGGCCTCAATCTTCAAAAGAGGATATGAATTAGGTATCCCTGTACTTATAGATGCAGAGGAAACATGGATTCAGCCAATTCTGGACGAAATGGTTTTAAAGCTTATGTCAAAATATAATGGTGAAAAAGCAATTGTACAAAATACTTATCAGTTATACTGTAGGGATGGACTTGAGCGACTTAAACTTCATCATAAAAAAGCTTTGGATGAAGGATTTAAATTTGGACTCAAAATTGTTCGCGGTGCGTATATGGAAAAAGAACGTGAACGGGCAATTGAACTTGGTTATCCATCACCTATTCAGCCAGATAAAGAGTCAACTGATCACGATTTTGATGCAGCCATTCATTATTTGATCGAAAATTATAAAACTATAGACTTTATGGTTTCTACTCATAATGAGAAAAGTTCATTACTGCTTGCAAGACTAATTGATGAGTATGGTATTCCAAGAAACTTCCCCGGAATATATTTTTCACAACTGTATGGTATGAGTGATCATATTACCTATAGTCTTGCTGAACATGGATACAATGTCGCAAAATATGTACCTTATGGAGAAGTAAAAACTATGATGCCATATCTCTTTAGAAGAACTAAGGAGAATACATCTATGAAAGGTCAGACAAGCAGGGAATTGCGACTTATTGAAACAGAGATAAAGCGTAGAAAAGAAAAGAGGCACGAATAATCGTACCTCTTAATTTTTAACTTGTATATTTTTTAATTACTATTTAACTTCCCATACATTTGATGAATTCAGAAGAAATTCCCTGAATGATTTTTTAGGGCTTTTCTTTAGTACCTCAGCGATCTGATCTTCATAATCACGCTCATATGTAGGTGCAGTGACACTTCTGATAACTCCAAGTGCAACAGGCATTCCTACCGATGTGTCCATAAGAGCGAGTTTCATATGAAGTGTGTTGTCTTGGGTCTCGGCATCATGAACCAGTACATCATCAATAGTATAACCATCTTCACCAATGGTAACGGCCTTAAGGTTCCAACCATCCAATACTATACCTTTTTCATTATCTTTACCGAACACCATTTTCTCTCCATGCTTTAATAAAATAGTATTATCTGCCTTCCAGTTGCGATCACTTATTTTATTATGTATTCCGTCATTGAAAATAACACAGTTCTGTAAAATTTCAACTACAGACGTACCTTTATGTTTTGCTGCTTCAACCAGAGTGTCTACCTGATTTTTCATGTCGACATCCAATGCACGGCCAAAAAATGTTCCTCTTGCACCAAAGGTCAGTTCAGCCGGTCTGAATGGATCTTCTACTGTACCATATGGCGATGACTTAGACACAAACCCTCTTTCTGATGTTGGAGAGTATTGACCTTTAGTAAGACCATATATCTTATTGTTAAAAAGAAGAATATTTATATCAACATTTCTGCGAATTGTATGTATAAAGTGATTACCTCCAATTGCAAGTGAGTCACCGTCACCTGTTGCTACCCATACACTCAGATTGGGATTTGCAACCTTTACTCCGGTAGCAATTGCTGATGCCCGGCCATGAATACTATGGAACCCATAAGTATTCATATAGTAGGGTAGTCGTGAAGAACAGCCAATTCCTGAAATAACCGCAGTATTGTGTGGATCAACATTCAACTCGGCTAAAGCTTTTTGGAGACATGTCAGAATAGCATAGTCACCACAGCCCGGACACCAACGTATTGGGTTGGGACTCTTATAGTCTTTTGGCATGTATTTCTGATACTTAATACCACTTATATCTATATTTTTTGCTTCAACTGTATTCATATTATGCTTCCTCCATTATTTTGGTGAATTCTTTTACCAGCTCGCTCACTTTAAATGGCTGGCCTTCAATTCTGTTGAACTTGTGTATATTGCTAAGATCCTGAAATTTTGAACTCAGGTATGCAGCAAACTGACCACTATTTTGTTCTGCAACAATTACCTTTTTGTAACCTTTTAGCAGATCGTGTGTATTCTTTGGAAGTGGTGAAATATGTCTGAACTGAGTGAATGCCACCTTTTTACCACTGTCCTGCAGGTGCAGAGTAGCCTCAAGCAAGTGTCCGTAAGTTCCTCCCCAGCCAACTATAAGCGTTTCAGCATCTTTATCACCCATAACCTCCTGTTCAGGTATAAAATCGGCAATCCTTTCTATTTTGTTCTGTCGAATATCAATCATGAACTGATGATTCTCGGGATTAGAAGATATGACTCCGGTGAATCTGTCCTTTTCCAGTCCTCCCACCCTGTGCATAAATTCAGGTGTACCGGGTATACCCCAATATCTAACATCAGTTGCTTCATTTCTTAAGAATGGCTTCCAGTCTTCAGCGTTTCCATTGTAATACTTATCTACATATGGAGGATTGATTTCAGGATAGTCTTCCATTTCAGGAATTCTCCATGCTGACGAACCGTTTGCAATATAACCGTCGGTCAATAGAATAACAGGAGTCATATGCTCAAGTGCAATCTTTGATGCCTCAAAGGCACTGTCGAAACAGTCAGTAGGTGATGTTGCTGCTATTACTACAAGAGGACTCTCTCCGTTGCGACCATATAATGCCTGTCTGAGGTCGGTTTGTTCACTTTTAGTTGGCATACCAGTGGAAGGTCCGCTACGCTGAACATCAATAATAACTAGTGGTAATTCAGTCATCACTGCAAGACCAATTGCCTCACTTTTTAATGAAAGTCCCGGACCTGATGTAGATGTAGCTGCAAGACATCCGGCAAAACTTGCACCAATTGCAGATGTAATACCAGCAATCTCATCCTCCATCTGTAGTGCCTTTACTCCAAAATCTTTTCTTTTAGTAAGTTCATGCAATATATCTGTTGCCGGAGTAATTGGGTACGAACCTAAGAATAGCTGAAGACCTGCTCTTTCGGCAGCTGCTATCAGTCCATAAGCAGTAGCAGTATTGCCATTCACATCCATATAATATCCTTTGGTTGATTCTTTTACATCAATATTATATGTAGTGGCAGTAAGCTGTAAGTTATCACCATAATTATAACCATCGGTGAGTGCTTTGATGTTTGCTTCAACAAGTGCAGGTTTTTTTCCAAACTTTTGTTCTAGCAGCTTGTCAGCAATTTCCAGAGGTCTGTTAAACAACCAGCAAACTACACCCAAAGCAAACATGTTTTTGCTTCTCAGTATATCTTTATTCTCAAGACCAGAGTTCTCCAGTGAAGCTTTTGTAAGAGATGTAATATCGATTCCAATTGTCTGAACATGATTTAAATTGAGTTCAGTAAATGGATCTTCAGTCTCAAACTTCGCCTTATCAAGATCTCTCTTTTTAAATGAATCGTTGTCATATATTACAATCGAACCTTTTTTCAGGAATTGTGCATTTACTTTTAAAGCAGAGGGATTCATGGCTACCAGGACATCCGTCTTGTCACCTGAATTATAAACATCTTTCGCACCTATGCGAACCTGAAATCCCGAAACGCCATGAAGTGAGCCTTGTGGTGCACGAATCTCAGCAGGAAAATCCGGGAATGTTGAAATTTCATTCCCAAATATTGCCGATAATGTTGAAAATAACGTACCAGACAGCTGCATTCCGTCACCGGAATCACCTGAAAAACGTACTGTTACCTGTTTAATATCGGTTACGACTCTATTCGTTGACATAATTATTTTTTGGTTGTTATTTATTAAAGTGTAATCTGTTCATAAATTATGTAACCCTGTCTGTATTAACAGGGAGACGGTATATAATACTAAATAAATCTGAGGATTAGTCACAATTTACAAGTCTACAAAGTAATAAAAGAGTTGGGTAATAAACAAATTTATTTCCTTACTATAGAGGCTCCAAGTTCATTTAATCGTTTGTCGATATCTTGATATCCACGATCGATTTGATCAATATTATGAATTGTGCTTACACCATCAGCACACATAGCTGCAATCAGCAGTGAAATACCAGCTCGTATGTCAGGAGAAGTCATTGTTGTACCACGTAAATAGAAACGTTCATCCAATCCAATAACTACCGCTCTGTGAGGATCACACAAAATTATCTGAGCACCCATATCAATTAGTTTATCAACAAAAAACAGTCTGCTTTCAAACATTTTTTGATGTATAAGTACACTCCCTTTTGCTTTTGTGGCTACTACCAGCATAACACTTAGCAAATCGGGTGTCAAACCAGGCCAGGGAGCATCAGATATTGTAAGAATTGATCCATCCATAAATGAGTCTATTGTATAACTCTTCTGACTTGGAATATATAGATCATCACCTCTCTGTTCAATTGTGATACCGAGTCTTCTGAAGCTTTCAGGAATAATACCCAAATTTTCAATTGAAGTATTTCTAATTGTTAACTCCGATTCCGTCATAGCTGCCATACCTATAAAACTGCCTGTCTCAATCATATCAGGTAGCAGTCGGTGCTTGCACCCGTTTAATGATGTTACACCTTTAATGAACAGCTTGTTAGAACCAATACCTTCTATTCTTGCACCCATTCTTACCAACATACGGCTAAGTTGCTCAATATATGGTTCGCAAGCGGCATTATATATAACTGTTTCACCTTCCGACAAAACTGCTGCCATTATCAGGTTGGCTGTACCAGTCACAGATGCCTCGTCGAGAAGTATATATTTTCCTTTTAATTTCGTGGCAGATAATCTGATAAGCTGATTCTTTTCATCGTTAGTCAGATCGGCCCCCAACTTCATTAAACTATTGAAATGAGTATCTAGTCTCCTGCGCCCGATCTTATCTCCACCTGGTTTAGGAACTACGACCTCGCCAAAGCGAGCAAGCAGAGGTCCTGCTAACATAATCGAGCCTCTCATTGACGCACTTTTTCTTCTGAACTCCTCTGTTTCAGTATATGATATATCTATGTTTTCAGATTTAAAAGTAAATACACCGCTTTCAATTTTATTAATCTCTACACCAAGGTCATGCAACAGTTCTATGAGATTGTTAACATCTAGAATGTCCGGGATATTCTCAATTGTTACTCTCTCTCTTGTAAGCAATGTTGCACAAATAACCTGCAAAGCTTCATTTTTAGCTCCTTGTGGCGTTATATTGCCTTTTAGTCTATGACCGCCTTCTATTATAAATGATGACATGTTTTTAAGTTTAATAAATCCATACTTCAGGTTCAAGTCTAACTCCAAACTGCTTTTCCACCTCATTGGTAATCTCATTTGCAAAGTTTAGAATATCTCTACCATCATCTGTACCAAGATTCACAATAACCAATGCATGATTTTCATAAGTTCCCACTAAACCATTATTCTTTCCCTTATATCCTGCTTTTTCTATTAAAAATGCTGCAGATGTTTTAAAGCTTGTCTCTCCTGTATTGTAGATAGGTGCATCAACTAATCTTTTTTGTAATGCCTCTTTCTCTTCTTTTGTCAGAATCGGGTTTTTAAAGAAACTTCCTGCGTTTGGGTAAGTTTTTACATCAGGTAATTTTCTTGTACGAATTTTGATGATAGCTTCTCTTACCTGAGATAGTGATGGTGTGTTGTTTCCTTTCAGTTCACGACTCAAATCAACATACTTTTCTTTGTATATATATGTTTTATTTAACCTGTACACTACCGAAGTTATTATATATCTGCGTTTCTGTTTAAATATGCTATCACGATATTCAAACTGACACTCTTCATTTGTAAATTCTAACTGTTCTCCGGAAATCATATCTGTAGCCTTTACTAAAGTAATTGTGTCCTTTACTTCAGATCCATAAGCACCTATGTTTTGTATCGGGCTTGCACCAACAGAACCTGGTATGAGCGACAGGTTTTCTAATCCGGAGTAACCTCTTGAAACAGTTTCTCCTACAAGATTATCCCACTCAATAGCAGCTCCGGCTTCAATTTCTACATAATTTTCATCTTCTGAAACAATATAAATCTCTTTCATTGCAGGTTTAATGATCAAACCATCAAAGTCTTTTGTAAAAAAAAGATTATTACCTGCACCAAGAATTAATTTATTCTCGTCAGGAAAAGCTTTTAATATTTCTGATAACTCATCTGCCGATTGAGGTTCGCAAAATAATCGAGCTACTGCTTTGGTC
This window of the Lascolabacillus massiliensis genome carries:
- a CDS encoding proline dehydrogenase family protein is translated as MQTERTTLSDRKESFIDLENTELAFRDLSDSSLKQAYQLFKVMNSRNLVKTGEFLVKLAFAIHFPVKGILRKTIYRHFVGGMSILDSSKTIAQLGRRNVDSILDYALEGEDSDELFDATCNEIIRTIEFAANSKNVPFSAFKITGIGRFDLLAKVSANEALSYEEQEEFNRVEKRMASIFKRGYELGIPVLIDAEETWIQPILDEMVLKLMSKYNGEKAIVQNTYQLYCRDGLERLKLHHKKALDEGFKFGLKIVRGAYMEKERERAIELGYPSPIQPDKESTDHDFDAAIHYLIENYKTIDFMVSTHNEKSSLLLARLIDEYGIPRNFPGIYFSQLYGMSDHITYSLAEHGYNVAKYVPYGEVKTMMPYLFRRTKENTSMKGQTSRELRLIETEIKRRKEKRHE
- a CDS encoding 2-oxoacid:ferredoxin oxidoreductase subunit beta — its product is MNTVEAKNIDISGIKYQKYMPKDYKSPNPIRWCPGCGDYAILTCLQKALAELNVDPHNTAVISGIGCSSRLPYYMNTYGFHSIHGRASAIATGVKVANPNLSVWVATGDGDSLAIGGNHFIHTIRRNVDINILLFNNKIYGLTKGQYSPTSERGFVSKSSPYGTVEDPFRPAELTFGARGTFFGRALDVDMKNQVDTLVEAAKHKGTSVVEILQNCVIFNDGIHNKISDRNWKADNTILLKHGEKMVFGKDNEKGIVLDGWNLKAVTIGEDGYTIDDVLVHDAETQDNTLHMKLALMDTSVGMPVALGVIRSVTAPTYERDYEDQIAEVLKKSPKKSFREFLLNSSNVWEVK
- a CDS encoding 2-oxoacid:acceptor oxidoreductase subunit alpha; its protein translation is MSTNRVVTDIKQVTVRFSGDSGDGMQLSGTLFSTLSAIFGNEISTFPDFPAEIRAPQGSLHGVSGFQVRIGAKDVYNSGDKTDVLVAMNPSALKVNAQFLKKGSIVIYDNDSFKKRDLDKAKFETEDPFTELNLNHVQTIGIDITSLTKASLENSGLENKDILRSKNMFALGVVCWLFNRPLEIADKLLEQKFGKKPALVEANIKALTDGYNYGDNLQLTATTYNIDVKESTKGYYMDVNGNTATAYGLIAAAERAGLQLFLGSYPITPATDILHELTKRKDFGVKALQMEDEIAGITSAIGASFAGCLAATSTSGPGLSLKSEAIGLAVMTELPLVIIDVQRSGPSTGMPTKSEQTDLRQALYGRNGESPLVVIAATSPTDCFDSAFEASKIALEHMTPVILLTDGYIANGSSAWRIPEMEDYPEINPPYVDKYYNGNAEDWKPFLRNEATDVRYWGIPGTPEFMHRVGGLEKDRFTGVISSNPENHQFMIDIRQNKIERIADFIPEQEVMGDKDAETLIVGWGGTYGHLLEATLHLQDSGKKVAFTQFRHISPLPKNTHDLLKGYKKVIVAEQNSGQFAAYLSSKFQDLSNIHKFNRIEGQPFKVSELVKEFTKIMEEA
- the murA gene encoding UDP-N-acetylglucosamine 1-carboxyvinyltransferase, with the protein product MSSFIIEGGHRLKGNITPQGAKNEALQVICATLLTRERVTIENIPDILDVNNLIELLHDLGVEINKIESGVFTFKSENIDISYTETEEFRRKSASMRGSIMLAGPLLARFGEVVVPKPGGDKIGRRRLDTHFNSLMKLGADLTNDEKNQLIRLSATKLKGKYILLDEASVTGTANLIMAAVLSEGETVIYNAACEPYIEQLSRMLVRMGARIEGIGSNKLFIKGVTSLNGCKHRLLPDMIETGSFIGMAAMTESELTIRNTSIENLGIIPESFRRLGITIEQRGDDLYIPSQKSYTIDSFMDGSILTISDAPWPGLTPDLLSVMLVVATKAKGSVLIHQKMFESRLFFVDKLIDMGAQIILCDPHRAVVIGLDERFYLRGTTMTSPDIRAGISLLIAAMCADGVSTIHNIDQIDRGYQDIDKRLNELGASIVRK
- the murB gene encoding UDP-N-acetylmuramate dehydrogenase, with translation MNIQHNKQLQQYNSFRTKAVARLFCEPQSADELSEILKAFPDENKLILGAGNNLFFTKDFDGLIIKPAMKEIYIVSEDENYVEIEAGAAIEWDNLVGETVSRGYSGLENLSLIPGSVGASPIQNIGAYGSEVKDTITLVKATDMISGEQLEFTNEECQFEYRDSIFKQKRRYIITSVVYRLNKTYIYKEKYVDLSRELKGNNTPSLSQVREAIIKIRTRKLPDVKTYPNAGSFFKNPILTKEEKEALQKRLVDAPIYNTGETSFKTSAAFLIEKAGYKGKNNGLVGTYENHALVIVNLGTDDGRDILNFANEITNEVEKQFGVRLEPEVWIY